The Crocosphaera subtropica ATCC 51142 genome includes a window with the following:
- a CDS encoding 6-pyruvoyl trahydropterin synthase family protein, whose translation MQCVINRRAQFSASHRYWIPEWDEAKNKQVFGACSHFPGHGHNYVLFVSLWGEIDQYGMVENLSTVKQVIKGEVTSQLDYAYLNDVWEEFQTTLPTTENLARVIWQRLADHLPIVKIQLFEHPQLWAEYQGNAMKATLTIQTHFSAAHRLALPHLSLEENTEIYGKCARTHGHGHNYHLEVSVSGEIDPRTGMIVDLGKLQTIVEDYVVEPFDHNFLNKDIPYFAEVVPTAENIALYIAQLLEKPIKDLGVQLEKVKLIESPNNSCEIYCGASAESFKTPSQQAPQLVTLH comes from the coding sequence ATGCAATGTGTTATTAATCGTCGCGCCCAATTTAGTGCCAGTCATCGTTATTGGATACCTGAATGGGACGAAGCTAAAAATAAGCAAGTCTTTGGTGCCTGTAGCCATTTTCCAGGTCATGGTCATAATTATGTCCTCTTTGTCTCTCTCTGGGGCGAAATCGACCAATATGGCATGGTAGAGAACCTATCTACTGTCAAACAGGTAATTAAAGGGGAAGTGACCTCCCAACTCGACTATGCTTACCTCAATGATGTCTGGGAAGAGTTTCAAACCACCTTACCCACCACCGAAAACCTGGCCAGAGTCATCTGGCAACGGTTGGCTGACCATTTACCCATCGTCAAAATACAACTATTTGAACACCCCCAACTCTGGGCCGAATATCAAGGAAATGCTATGAAAGCGACGTTAACCATTCAAACCCATTTTAGTGCAGCCCATCGTCTTGCCCTTCCTCACCTCAGTTTAGAAGAAAATACCGAAATTTATGGTAAATGCGCCCGTACCCACGGCCACGGTCATAATTATCACTTAGAGGTGTCCGTTAGCGGAGAAATTGACCCCCGTACCGGAATGATCGTTGATTTAGGGAAACTGCAAACCATTGTGGAGGATTATGTGGTCGAACCCTTTGATCATAATTTTTTGAACAAAGATATTCCCTACTTTGCTGAAGTTGTCCCCACTGCCGAAAATATTGCTCTCTATATTGCCCAACTTCTAGAAAAACCCATCAAGGACTTAGGAGTGCAACTGGAAAAAGTTAAATTAATCGAAAGTCCGAATAATTCCTGTGAAATCTATTGTGGTGCTTCTGCTGAGTCCTTCAAGACCCCATCTCAACAAGCCCCTCAATTAGTGACACTTCATTAA
- a CDS encoding CAAD domain-containing protein, which produces MESKVQEQTTPKDLSSEAPGTLTKSSSMGDQPWQEWVAPVVDILAKVPEYVGEFFSEYKQPLTTVGLLLLAIISVKIIVAVLGAIDDIPLLAPLLEMVGLGYTAWFVWRYLWKASNRKELLAEFDAIKNQMFGDNA; this is translated from the coding sequence ATGGAATCTAAAGTTCAAGAACAAACCACCCCCAAAGATTTAAGTTCAGAAGCCCCCGGAACCCTTACTAAATCTTCTAGTATGGGTGATCAACCCTGGCAAGAATGGGTCGCCCCTGTAGTGGATATTCTCGCAAAAGTTCCCGAATATGTCGGAGAATTTTTTAGTGAGTATAAACAACCCCTAACCACTGTAGGACTGTTACTGTTAGCCATAATTAGCGTCAAAATCATTGTCGCTGTCTTAGGGGCGATCGATGATATCCCCTTATTAGCCCCCCTCTTAGAAATGGTCGGGTTAGGTTATACTGCTTGGTTTGTTTGGCGTTATCTCTGGAAAGCATCGAACCGCAAAGAGTTATTAGCTGAGTTTGATGCGATCAAAAATCAAATGTTTGGTGATAACGCCTAA
- a CDS encoding DUF1036 domain-containing protein, producing MMKKSLGLCSLIVMGAGLGELALSPERAQASELCNYRNEIIRVSGAYINGDDTWVTQGWWLVEPGECMVYPDNWYTYVQVDRHQTVERTYLLELEDEEIQTVELCVLQDRYTFYNGETFEVCDKHHYGFTDNSMQTFYLIGARRELIEYTQ from the coding sequence ATGATGAAAAAATCCCTCGGTTTATGCTCATTAATCGTTATGGGTGCTGGGTTGGGAGAGTTAGCTTTATCTCCTGAAAGGGCGCAAGCATCAGAACTTTGTAATTATCGCAATGAAATTATACGGGTGTCTGGTGCTTATATCAATGGAGATGATACCTGGGTGACTCAGGGATGGTGGTTAGTAGAACCTGGGGAATGTATGGTTTATCCTGATAATTGGTATACTTATGTTCAAGTTGACCGCCACCAAACTGTTGAACGGACTTATTTATTAGAGTTAGAAGACGAAGAGATACAAACGGTTGAATTATGCGTTCTTCAAGATAGATATACGTTCTATAATGGAGAAACATTTGAGGTTTGTGACAAACATCATTATGGTTTTACCGATAATTCCATGCAAACATTTTATTTAATTGGTGCGAGAAGAGAACTCATTGAATATACTCAATGA
- a CDS encoding ABC transporter ATP-binding protein: MAISPDAQLKESVKDLRTSDRRLILKLIPYLRRYPRLLLLSVSLLLPLSIAGAIQPLIIGQAVSLLRQEKTWGFLQQFSLEKGLQFLIILLLVTIIIRLVCSSTQGFIVQKLGQNITAAIRDDLFTHVTSLGISFFNRTPVGRLITRLTSDVEALGDVFASGAIGVISDTIYILFIIVTMFTVQAQLALMLVLMMLPITVLIIYFQRQYRKANYKSREKLSELNSMLQENLAGINVVQLFRREQFNSELFRAINSDYRQATNKTIFHDSAVSATLEWISLVAIASVLWLGGMFIIDDTITFGTLSAFILYAQRLFNPLRQFADKFTMFQAGFTAIERITELMKEPIEIKESDKNIQFLDSRKYQDKVGEICFDHVWFGYKPDEFVLKDLNFTISPGEKVALVGPTGAGKSSIIRLLSRLYEPTKGRILIDGVDIRDISKKELRQYVGMILQESFLFAGDVKRNITLGENYSLEAVQQAAKLTNVHHLIEDLPQGYHTQLRERGTNLSGGQKQLLAFARVAIRNPHILVLDEATASLDVQTEALIQEALQKLLINRTAVIIAHRLSTIRDVDKIFVLKEGMIIESGSHQQLLREKGLYHSLYQLQMMGYEESPTY; this comes from the coding sequence ATGGCCATTTCTCCTGATGCACAGTTGAAGGAATCTGTCAAGGATTTACGAACCAGCGATCGCAGATTAATTCTAAAACTAATACCCTATCTACGTCGTTATCCTCGCTTATTATTATTGTCTGTTTCCTTATTGTTGCCTTTATCTATCGCCGGAGCAATACAACCTCTGATTATCGGACAAGCAGTATCTTTATTGCGTCAGGAAAAAACTTGGGGCTTTTTACAACAATTTTCCTTGGAAAAAGGATTACAATTTTTAATTATTTTATTATTAGTTACTATTATTATTCGTTTAGTTTGTTCATCTACTCAAGGCTTTATTGTTCAAAAATTAGGACAAAATATTACAGCAGCGATACGAGACGATTTATTTACCCATGTTACTTCCCTTGGAATTAGTTTTTTTAATCGCACCCCTGTGGGACGTTTAATTACTCGTTTAACCAGTGATGTTGAAGCATTAGGAGATGTGTTTGCCAGTGGTGCGATTGGAGTTATTAGTGATACGATTTATATCCTGTTTATCATTGTTACCATGTTCACAGTTCAGGCGCAATTAGCCTTGATGTTGGTATTAATGATGCTTCCCATTACAGTCTTAATCATATACTTTCAAAGACAGTATCGTAAAGCTAACTATAAATCAAGGGAAAAATTATCAGAACTCAATTCCATGTTACAAGAAAATTTAGCAGGAATTAATGTGGTTCAATTATTTCGACGGGAACAATTTAATAGTGAATTATTTCGGGCAATTAATAGTGATTATCGTCAGGCAACGAATAAAACAATTTTTCATGATTCGGCGGTTTCTGCCACTTTAGAATGGATTAGTTTAGTGGCGATCGCTTCGGTTCTTTGGTTAGGGGGTATGTTTATTATTGATGATACCATTACATTCGGAACCTTATCAGCTTTTATTTTATACGCCCAACGTCTGTTTAATCCTTTACGTCAATTTGCAGATAAATTTACCATGTTTCAGGCTGGTTTTACTGCTATTGAACGGATTACAGAGTTAATGAAAGAACCCATAGAAATCAAAGAAAGCGATAAAAATATTCAATTTTTAGACAGTAGAAAATATCAAGATAAGGTAGGAGAAATTTGTTTTGATCATGTTTGGTTTGGGTATAAACCCGATGAATTTGTTCTTAAAGACCTAAATTTTACTATTTCTCCAGGGGAAAAGGTAGCCTTAGTCGGTCCAACAGGTGCCGGAAAAAGTTCCATTATTCGTCTTCTTTCCCGTTTATATGAACCCACAAAAGGAAGAATTCTTATTGATGGGGTTGATATTAGGGATATTTCTAAAAAAGAATTAAGACAATATGTGGGAATGATTTTACAAGAGAGTTTTTTGTTTGCAGGAGATGTGAAACGAAATATTACTTTAGGGGAAAATTATTCTTTAGAAGCAGTACAACAAGCAGCTAAATTAACCAATGTTCATCATTTAATTGAAGACTTACCCCAAGGTTATCATACCCAACTACGAGAAAGAGGAACTAATTTATCAGGAGGACAAAAACAATTATTAGCCTTTGCTAGAGTCGCTATTCGTAACCCTCACATTTTAGTGTTAGACGAAGCAACTGCAAGTTTAGACGTGCAAACCGAAGCTTTGATTCAAGAAGCTTTACAAAAGCTATTAATTAATAGAACAGCCGTTATTATTGCCCATCGCTTATCAACCATTCGTGATGTGGATAAAATTTTTGTATTGAAAGAAGGTATGATTATTGAGTCAGGAAGCCATCAACAATTACTGAGGGAAAAAGGCTTATATCACAGTTTATATCAACTACAAATGATGGGATATGAAGAAAGTCCCACTTATTAA
- the ccsB gene encoding c-type cytochrome biogenesis protein CcsB, with amino-acid sequence MDLITLQNFLDNSSFLLLFLTMLIYWAGAAFPNVTWLPTLGTTGVAIANLCMATLLGARWLEAGYFPLSNLYESLFFLAWGVTAIHLVAEQMSRSALVGVVTTPVAMGITAFAALSLPPEMQTSAPLVPALKSNWLMMHVSVMMLSYATLMVGSVLAIAFLVVTRNRDIELKGSSVGTGGYRDKLGRSLLNNNHKQTTVNLTQSNGSGGTAILESVAVKPETVTLSPQRLNLADTLDNISYRIIGLGFPLLTIGIIAGAVWANEAWGSYWSWDPKETWALITWLVFAAYLHARITKGWQGRKPAILAASGFVVVWVCYLGVNLLGKGLHSYGWFF; translated from the coding sequence ATGGATTTAATAACGTTACAAAATTTTCTCGATAATAGTTCTTTTCTATTGTTATTCTTAACCATGCTCATTTATTGGGCTGGTGCTGCTTTTCCTAATGTAACCTGGTTGCCGACTTTAGGGACGACCGGAGTGGCGATCGCTAATTTATGTATGGCAACGCTGTTGGGGGCCCGATGGTTAGAAGCTGGCTATTTTCCCCTCAGTAATCTCTATGAGTCCTTATTTTTCTTAGCTTGGGGTGTGACAGCCATTCACCTAGTGGCGGAACAAATGAGTCGCAGTGCCTTAGTTGGGGTGGTGACAACCCCTGTGGCGATGGGAATTACTGCCTTTGCAGCCCTGTCTTTACCCCCAGAAATGCAAACCTCTGCCCCTCTGGTTCCTGCGTTAAAATCCAACTGGTTAATGATGCACGTTAGTGTCATGATGTTGAGCTATGCGACCTTAATGGTGGGCTCAGTCTTAGCCATCGCCTTTCTAGTAGTAACTCGTAACCGAGATATTGAACTCAAAGGGAGTTCCGTAGGTACTGGAGGTTATCGGGATAAGTTAGGACGCTCATTACTCAATAATAATCATAAACAAACTACTGTTAATTTAACCCAAAGCAACGGCAGTGGAGGAACAGCAATCCTAGAAAGCGTTGCCGTTAAACCTGAAACCGTTACGCTTTCTCCTCAACGGCTCAATTTAGCAGATACCCTCGATAATATTAGTTATCGTATTATTGGCTTAGGGTTTCCTCTCCTCACCATTGGCATTATCGCCGGAGCAGTTTGGGCCAATGAAGCTTGGGGATCTTATTGGAGTTGGGACCCGAAAGAAACCTGGGCGTTAATCACTTGGTTGGTATTTGCTGCCTATCTTCATGCTCGTATCACCAAAGGTTGGCAAGGACGTAAACCAGCTATTTTGGCTGCTAGTGGTTTTGTAGTGGTTTGGGTGTGTTATTTAGGAGTTAATTTATTAGGAAAAGGCTTACATTCTTACGGCTGGTTTTTCTAA
- a CDS encoding SH3 domain-containing protein: MNTKKTMTNVWLRLLLNCCLGLTLSITSVFPGLAQTAIDETILVANDPNSRINLRSQPSVNSASLGYSLPGDQVSLLDFNKGSGGQPRVPWIKVKFAKSGAIGWIRGDFVKTDITILTANDPNSRINLRKGPSIASDSLGYGLVGDRIKVLAFPARSPSCTVCGQGWEYVTMSNRTGSSRTPWIKVQFLESQAIGWIRGDFVVVPLTYC; encoded by the coding sequence ATGAACACAAAAAAAACAATGACTAATGTTTGGTTGAGATTATTATTGAATTGTTGTTTGGGGTTAACCCTATCCATCACTTCGGTTTTCCCTGGGTTAGCGCAAACCGCCATTGATGAAACTATTTTAGTGGCGAATGATCCCAATTCTCGTATTAATTTACGTTCTCAACCCAGCGTTAATTCTGCTTCATTAGGCTATAGTTTACCTGGAGATCAAGTCAGCTTATTAGACTTCAATAAAGGATCAGGCGGTCAACCAAGAGTCCCCTGGATTAAAGTAAAATTTGCCAAATCCGGAGCGATCGGTTGGATCAGAGGGGATTTTGTTAAGACAGATATTACTATTTTAACGGCCAATGACCCCAACTCTCGCATTAACCTCCGTAAAGGGCCGAGTATTGCTTCTGATTCTTTGGGTTATGGGTTAGTAGGGGATCGCATTAAAGTTTTAGCTTTCCCTGCGAGAAGCCCATCCTGTACCGTTTGCGGTCAGGGTTGGGAGTACGTCACAATGTCAAACAGGACCGGATCAAGTCGAACCCCTTGGATCAAGGTTCAATTTCTTGAATCTCAAGCAATAGGCTGGATCAGAGGGGATTTTGTCGTTGTCCCTTTAACCTATTGTTAA